In Candidatus Neomarinimicrobiota bacterium, the genomic stretch AACTTCTTTGGACTCTACAACTGGATTTCATGTACCAACTGACAATATGCCGTTTATACTTCGAGGATATGCTAGATCAATGGGTAAAAAGGTTGATTACTGGGATGATGGTTCTCATACGGATTCCACTTGGTATGAAAATGATGGAATTGTAAATACAATTTCTATGCGTAGCCCCACAACAGGACTTCAGGGACCAGATCCGGTTGTGGATTATCGTGAAAGTCGGGAATTAATTCCCGGGCAGTGGAATTTTATGGGCACTATTCCGGTTGATCACAGAAAACCGGTTGGTCATTTTTTATCGGGTAATTATTCGATAAAAGAAGTATTTAAGTTGTATAAAGATCATTGCACTTTGCTTTATTCAATCCCGAAGTAATGGATAGAAATAATATATTATTTCCCCAATCTAATGATTATAGAATTCTGTTATTATTTGTAATATACAACTATGGAATTTGGTGAATTACTAAAAGATTTCTTCTTAGATCTTCAATCGCTCTTTAGGAGTCGAATTAGCAAAGGATCTATAACCCTTCCCCAGGTATTATTGATATCAATTATTCCAGATGATGGAATTGATATGTCGTCGTTAGCCAAAAAACTTGGTGTAGATAACTCTACTGCTACACGATTGGTAGATAAAATTATCGAGAATCAATGGGTTAAAAGGAAAAAAAGTAAAATTGATGGGCGCGTAACCTTAATTATCCTTACTGATAAAGGTGAAGAATTACAGAACGAAATAGAATCAAGGATAGATACATTAGGGGATGAAATGGAATTTATTATACCACTTGAAAACCGTGATCAATATAAAAACATTTTGTCATCCTTTCATTGGCAAGTTTCAAAATTATTATTAAAAGAACAATAAGTATGTATAATACAAATATTAAAAATCTTTTAACTTGGTATTCTAGAAATAGACGAGAAATGCCATGGAGAAAAACCCAAGACCCTTATAAAATATGGATTTCTGAAATAATGCTACAGCAAACACAGGTAAAAACAGTCATTCCGTATTATAAAAAATGGATAAAAAAATACCCAACAATTAACCATGTTGTTTGCGCATCAGAAAAGACTTTACTCAAATCTTGGGAAGGATTAGGATATTACCGACGGTGCAGAAATTTTCATACAGCATCAAAAATTGTAGAAAACAAGTTTGATGGTATTCCACC encodes the following:
- a CDS encoding MarR family transcriptional regulator, encoding MEFGELLKDFFLDLQSLFRSRISKGSITLPQVLLISIIPDDGIDMSSLAKKLGVDNSTATRLVDKIIENQWVKRKKSKIDGRVTLIILTDKGEELQNEIESRIDTLGDEMEFIIPLENRDQYKNILSSFHWQVSKLLLKEQ